The Clostridioides difficile genome has a segment encoding these proteins:
- a CDS encoding XRE family transcriptional regulator, giving the protein MDIGEKIKRLRTEKQLTQEELANRCELSKGFISQLENNLTSPSIATLIDILEILGTNLREFFNEIDDERISFTKEDMFETEDEDLKYKLKWLIPNSQKNEMEPIIITLYPGGQYKEEKPHEGEEFGYVLAGSIYVHIGEKKNKVKKGESFYFRPRANHYISNEGKTTAKVIWVSTPPSF; this is encoded by the coding sequence ATGGATATAGGTGAAAAGATAAAAAGATTAAGAACAGAAAAACAACTGACCCAGGAAGAGTTAGCTAATAGATGTGAATTGTCAAAAGGATTTATTTCTCAACTAGAAAATAACTTAACATCACCATCCATAGCTACCCTTATAGATATACTTGAAATATTAGGTACAAATTTAAGGGAATTTTTTAATGAAATAGATGACGAAAGAATTAGTTTTACAAAAGAAGACATGTTTGAAACTGAAGATGAAGACTTAAAATATAAATTAAAGTGGTTAATTCCAAATTCACAAAAAAATGAAATGGAGCCAATAATAATAACATTGTATCCAGGTGGACAATATAAAGAAGAGAAGCCACATGAAGGTGAAGAATTTGGATATGTATTAGCAGGTTCAATATATGTTCATATAGGCGAAAAGAAAAATAAGGTAAAAAAAGGAGAAAGCTTTTACTTTAGACCAAGAGCAAATCACTATATATCAAACGAAGGTAAGACGACAGCAAAGGTGATTTGGGTAAGTACGCCACCATCATTTTAG